TTTCCACGAGCAGAGTACCGAGAGGACACCCAGCAAGCCGGTCAGCAGGATCATCAATAGCGACAGGCCGTCGAGGGCCAGGTGCACGTTGATGCCGAAGCGCTGGATCCAGACGTGCTTGAACTCAAGCGCCCAGGTCGGGTCGGCGCCAGGCGCCGGGGCAAATGAATAATCACCGTTGGCCCACAGCCAGAGGCCGAGGGAGAGCAACAGGGACATGGTGATCAGCGCAATCCAGCGGGGGAGGGTGGCGCCGAAGCGCTCACCCATCCAGCACAGCAGGCCGCCGATGAAGGGGATCAGGATTAGCCAGGGCAGAATCATGACGGGCTCGTTTCCTTTCGCAAGTTCGCAAGGTTCATAGTCAGACCGCTACCAGCACGACGGCGCCGATTACCAGCACGGCACCAGCAGCCATCGAGGCGGCATACCAACGCAATTGACCGGTCTCGGTGCGGCTCAGGGCGGTGTGACCGCCTTTGGCCATACGCGGGATCAGACCGATAGTCTGGTCGAGCGGGTCTTTGCGCAGAATGTGGCTGATCGCAAGGTAAGGCTTGACGAACAGTTTGTCGTAGATCCAGTCGAAGCCCCAGGCAGCGAACCACCAGGCCGAAAGGAAGCGGCCGACGCCGCTGTTGGCGATGGCGGTGACGAAGCGACGCTTGCCGAGGAACAGCAGCGCGGCCAGCAGGATACCGGCCAGGGCGATGGCGCCCGAGGCGATTTCCAGACTGTGCTTGGCTTCGCCGCCGGCATGGCCGACGCTTTCTGGCAGTACACCGTGCAGCGGCGGAACGATCATCGCGCCGACGAACGTCGACAGTACGATCAGCACCGACAGTGGCAGCCAGTGAGCAATGCCGTGACCGGCATGGGCTTCGGTCTTCGCTTCACCGTGGAACGCGATGAAGATCAGGCGGAAGGTGTACAGCGAGGTCATGAAGGCACCGACCAGACCTGCATAAAGCAGACCCTGGTTACCGCTGGCGAATGCTTCCCAGAGGATTTCATCCTTGGAGTAGAAGCCCGCGGTCACCAGAGGCAAGGCCGCCAGGGCCGCGCCGCCGACGATGAAGCTGGCGTAGGCCAGTGGCAGTTTCTTCCACAGGCCGCCCATCTTGAAGATGTTCTGCTCGTGGTGGCAGGCAACGATCACCGCACCGGATGCAAGGAACAGCAGCGCCTTGAAGAAGGCGTGGGTCATCAGGTGGAAAATCGCGCCATCCCATGCACCCACGCCCAAGGCCAGGAACATGTAGCCGATCTGGCTCATGGTCGAGTAGGCGAGAATACGTTTGATGTCGGTCTGAACCAGTGCGGCAAAACCTGCCAGCACCAGCGTCACGCCACCCACCACACCCACCAGGTGCAGGATATCCGGCGCCAGCGCGAACAGGCCGTGGGTACGGGCGATCAGGTAGACACCGGCGGTCACCATGGTCGCGGCGTGGATCAGTGCCGAAACCGGAGTAGGGCCGGCCATCGCATCCGCCAGCCAGGTTTGCAGCGGCAGTTGCGCGGATTTACCGACAGCGCCGCCCAGCAGCATCAGGGTCGCCAGAACGATCCAGAAGTCACCGGCCTTGAAGTGCTCAGGTGCCTTGACCAGCAGTTCCTGGATGTTCAGCGTGCCCAACTGTTGGAACAGGATGAACAGGCCGATGGCCATGAACACGTCGCCGACCCGGGTCACGATGAAGGCTTTGAGTGCTGCGTTACCGTTGTTGCGATTGCTGTAGTAGAAACCGATCAACAGGTACGAGCACAGGCCCACGCCTTCCCAGCCGAAGTACACAAACAGCAGGTTATCGGCCAGGACCAGGAACAGCATGCTGGCGATAAACAGGTTGGTGTAGGCGAAGAAGCGCGAGTAACCGGCTTCACCGCGCATGTACCAAGACGCGAACAAGTGGATCAGGAAGCCGACGCCAACCACCACACCGAGCATGGTCAGGGACAGACCATCCAGGTACAGCGCGAAGTTAGGCGTGAAGCCTTCTACCGCCATCCACTGCCACAACACTTGGGTGTAGTGACCGCCTTCAGGTGGCGCAACGTTGAACTGCCAGATTATGTAAGCAGTGACGATTGCCGACAGGCCAATGGAGCCGACGCCGATCAGCGCCGAAAGGTTTTCCGACCAGCGACCGCGTGAGAACGCCAGCAGCAGGAAACCTATGAGAGGGAATACGAAAGTCAGATAGAGAAGGTTCATCCGCGCATCTCGCTGGCAGCGTCGATATCGAGAGTGTGGAAGCGGCGATACAGCTGCAACAGAATCGCCAGGCCAATACTGGCCTCGGCGGCTGCCAGGCTGATCACCAGGATGAACATGATCTGTCCATCTGGCTGCGCCCAGCGGCTACCGGCAACGATGAACGCCAACGCGGAAGCATTCATCATGACCTCCAGGCTCATCAGCACGAAGAGAATGTTGCGCCGGACCATCAGGCCGACCAGACCGAGGCAGAACAGGATGCCGGCGACCGCCAGACCATGCTCCAAAGGGATAGCAGGCATCGTCATTGCTCCTTGGCTTCGTTGCGGCCCAAGTGGAACGCCGTGACGGCTGCAGCGAGCAGCAGCATCGAGGCGAGTTCGACCACCAGCAGATACGGACCGAACAGGCTGATGCCCACGGCCTTCGCGTCTACGGTGGTGTGGCCGATGGCCTGACCGCTGGCGTCGCTGAACAGCACGTACAGCAGTTCAACCAGCAGCAGGGTGCCGAGTGCGACCGGGCCCAGCCAGATACCGGGCTTGAGCCAGACGCGCTCTTGCTGAACCGAGGCGGGGCCCAGGTTCAGCATCATCACCACGAACACGAACAGCACCATGATGGCGCCGGCGTAGGCGATCACTTCCAGTACACCGGCAAATGGTGCGCCGAGGGCGAAGAACGTCATGGCCACGGCGATCAACGAAATGATCAGGTAGAGCAGGGCGTGCACGGGGTTGGTGTTGGTGATCACGCGAAGCGTGGACACAACAGCGATACCCGATGCGAAATAGAAAGCGAATTCCATCTTTCTTCCTTAAGGCAGCAAGCTCTTCACGTTGATCGGCTGGGCTTCATTCTGCGCGGAGCCTTTTGGCTTACCGGCAATCGCCATACCTGCAACACGATAGAAGTTGTAATCAGGGTTTTTGCCGGGGCCGGAGATCAGCAGATCTTCTTTCTCGTACACCAGGTCCTGACGTTTGAACTCGGCCATCTCGAAATCCGGTGTCAGCTGGATCGCGGTGGTCGGGCAGGCTTCCTCGCAGAGGCCGCAGAAAATGCAGCGCGAGAAGTTGATACGGAAAAACTCCGGGTACCAGCGACCGTCATCGGTTTCAGCTTTCTGCAGCGAGATGCAACCCACCGGGCACGCCACGGCGCACAGGTTGCAGGCTACACAACGCTCTTCGCCATCGGGGTCGCGGGTCAGCACGATACGCCCACGGAAGCGCGGCGGCAGGTACACGGCTTCTTCCGGGTACTGCAGCGTGTCGCGCTTGCGGAAGGCGTGGCCGAAAATCATCACCAGGCTGCGAAGCTGGGTGAAGAAGCCATGCACGATGTCAAAAATGTACTTCATGATTCTCTATCCTCACTGAGCCGCGACGGCGGGCGTGTTGAGCAACACGACCGCAGCGGTCACCAGCATGTTGACGAGGGTCAGCGGCAGGCAGAACTTCCAGCTGAAATCCATCACTTGGTCATACCGTGGGCGCGGAATCGAGGCGCGCAGCAGGATGAAGAACATGATGAAGAACGCGGTTTTCAGTGCGAACCAGATGAACGGGATCTGCGGCAGAATGCCGAACGGACCGTGCCAGCCACCGAAGAACAAGGTCACCAGCAGCGCCGAAATCAGCACGATGCCGATGTATTCACCGACGAAGAACATGCCCCATTTCATGCCGGCGTATTCAATGTGGTAACCGTCGGCCAGTTCCTGTTCCGCTTCCGGCTGGTCGAACGGGTGACGGTGAGTCACGGCGACGCCAGCGATGAAGAAGGTCAGGAAACCGAATATCTGCGGAATGACGAACCACAGGTTCTGCGCCTGGTATTCAACGATGTCGCGCATGTTGAATGAGCCGACCTGGATCACGATGCCCATCAACGACAGACCCATGAACACTTCGTACGACACGGTTTGTGCCGAGGCCCGCAAGCTGCCCAGCAGGGCGAACTTGTTGTTGCTCGACCAGCCGGCGAACAGCACCGCGTAGACCGACAGACCGGCCATGGCGAAGAAGAACAGGATGCCGATGTTGATATCCGCCACGCCCCAGGTCGGGGTGATCGGGATGATCGCGAAGGCAATCAGCAAGGCGCTCATGGCCACGACCGGTGCCAACGTGAAGATCACTTTGTCGGCGAACGGCGGGGTCCAGTCTTCCTTGAAGAACATCTTGATCATGTCGGCCGCAATCTGGAACGCGCCGAACGGGCCGACGCGGTTCGGACCGTAACGGTCCTGCCAGAGGGCGAGCAGACGACGCTCGACCCAGCTCAGCAGCGCACCGCACACCACCACGGCGAGCAGAATCACGATGGCCTTGAGGACCGCGATGATTACGTCGATCACTTCAGGAGTGAACCAGGTCATAGCGCTGCCTCCTGCAGACCGTCAACGGATTTGCCAAAGATCGCGGGCGGAATGCCGGCGATACCGGCCGGCAATGCGACCAGGCCGGCACCCAGCTCTTCGTTGATGCGCAGCGGCAGACGCAGGGTCTGGCCGGCCACGTTCAGGCTCAGCAGGGCACCGTCATTGACACCCAGACGATCGGCTTCGGACTTGGCCAGCGACAGGTATGGGGCTGGAATGCGTTCTTGAACCGGCGCGGCTTTGGAAGAGTTCTCTTCGCTGCCGAACAGATGGAAGAACGGCACGACCTGCCAGGTGCCCGGAGCCGGGTTGAATGCGCGCGGAACACTGGCGAACCAGTTCAGCGAATCACCGGTGCTTTCGATCAGGCGAGTGCCCGGGTCGCCCGCGCGGATGTGACCACCGACTTCGTCCTGGAACTTGTTCCAGGCTTGCGGCGAGTTCCAGCCCGGAGACCAGGCGAATGGCACTTGCTGACGCGGTTCGACCGAGCCCGAGTAACCTTCCATGGAGAAGGAAAATGCGGTGTCGTTGTCCTGGGAGGTACGCGGTTCGTGCACGCTGATGTCGGCGCGCATGGCGGTCCGGCCGCTGTAACGCAGCGGTTCGCGCGCCAGTTTCAGGCCTTTGATGCGGAACGCGGCGGACGGTGCGGCATCGACGATGCGCGCCAGTTGCGGTTTGCTCGCAGCAACGGCAGCGGTGACGTGGTCCAGTTGGGTCCAGTCGATCGGCTGGTTCAACAGGGTCGAACGCAGGGCATGCAGCCAGCGCCAGCCTTCGTGGACAAGAATGCTTGCGTCGAGGTAAGTCGGGTCGAAGACCTGGAAGAAACGCTGGGCGCGGCCTTCCTGGCTGACCAGTGTACCGTCGCCTTCAGCGAAGCTGGCGGCTGGCAGAACCAGGTGCGCGCGATCGCTGGTGGCGGTTTTCTGATGGTCCGCCACGATCACCACTTTCGCGGCGTTCAGGGCAGCATCGACCTTGGCTTTGTCAGTGCGGGTGTACAGATCGTTTTCCAGCACGACGATGGCATCGGCCTTACCGTCGATCACCGCTTGCAGGGCTGCGTCGACCGAATCACCACCGAGCATGGCCAGGCCGAGGCTGTTGGCCTCTGGCACGATCAGGCTGATGGAACCGTTCTTCTCACGCAGCTTCAGGGCCTTGGCGATGTTCGCCGCGGCTTCGATCAGCGCCTTGGAACCCAGCGAGGTACCGGCAATGATCAGCGGACGCTTGGCTGCGAGCAGGGCGTCGGCAATGCGCTTGGCCAGCTCCAGAGCTTCGATATCCAGGCCTTCTACGGCTGGAGCGCTGGCGTCGAGGGCGTGAGCCACGGCGAAACCGATGCGGGCCAGGTCGTCGGGAGCGGCGTGAACGCATTCTTCAGCCACGTCGTCGAGCTTGGTTTCAGCCAGGCTGGCGATGAACAGCGGGTTCAGCGCGTGCTGGCCGATGTTCTTCACCGCGGCGTCGAGCCATGGCTGAACGCGCATGGCGTCGGCCATGTCTTCGGCCTTGCCCTTGACCGATTGACGCAGGGCCAGGGCCATGCGCGCAGCAGTTTGGGTCAGGTCTTCACCGAGGACGAAGATCGCATCGTGATCTTCGATGTCGCGCATGTTCGGGATCGGCAGCGGACTGTCTTTGAGCACCTGCATGACCAGACGAATGCGCTCCAGCTCCGAGGCTTCGATACCGGAGTAGAAGTGCTCGGCGCCGACCAGTTCCAGCAACGCGTAGTTGCTTTCGAGGCTGGCGCGCGGCGAACCGATACCAACGATATTGCGACCGCGCAGCAGGTCAGCGGCTTTATCCAGTGCTTCGTCGAGGCCCAGCTTGGCGCCGTTGGCCAGCAGTGGCTGACGCGGGCGGTCTTCGCGGTTGACATAGCCATAGCCGAAACGGCCACGGTCGCACAGGAAGTACTGGTTCACCGAACCGTTGAAGCGGTTTTCGATGCGACGCAGTTCGCCGTAACGCTCGCCCGGGGAGATGTTGCAACCGCTGGAGCAGCCATGGCAGATGCTCGGCGAGAACTGCATGTCCCACTTACGGTTGTAGCGCTCGGAGTGAGTCTTGTCGGTGAACACACCGGTCGGGCAGACCTCGGTGAGGTTGCCGGAGAACTCGCTTTCCAGGGTGCCGTCTTCAACGCGACCGAAGTACACGTTGTCGTGGGCGCCAAACACACCGAGATCGGTGCCGCCAGCGTAGTCCTTATAGAAGCGCACGCAGCGATAGCAGGCGATGCAGCGGTTCATTTCGTGGGAAATGAACGGGCCCAGTTGCTGGTTCTGGTGGGTACGCTTGGTGAAGCGGTAACGGCGCTCGTTGTGGCCGGTCATCACTGTCATGTCTTGCAGGTGGCAGTGACCGCCTTCCTCACAGACCGGGCAGTCGTGAGGGTGGTTGGTCATCAACCATTCGACGACGCTGGCGCGAAACACTTTCGCTTCTTCGTCGTCGATGGAGATCCAGCTGCCGTCGGTGGCGGGGGTCATGCAGGACATGACGATCCGACCACGCTTGTCGTTCTCGTCGGTGTACTGCTTGACCGCGCACTGGCGGCAAGCGCCAACGCTGCCAAGGGCAGGGTGCCAGCAGAAATAAGGGATATCGAGGCCTAGCGACAGACATGCCTGTAACAGGTTGTCTGCCCCATCGACTTCGAGCTCTTTGCCGTCTACGTGGATAGTGGCCATGGTTCAAAGTTCTTCGTTGGCCCGGTGTCAGCGGGCGTGGCTAATGGAATCTTGTTATTCGCGTGAATCAACACAGCCGTTTACGGCGTCATCACACGAGAAGACGAAGGGCACGGACCCTTCGCCTTTTTAAGCGTTTACGCGCCGACTACGATCGGCTTTGCCAGAGGCGGGACGACGGCGCTGCTAGGCGCGATGCCGGCTTCGAACTCTGGACGGAAGTATTTGATGGCGCTACCCAACGGCTCCACGGCACCCGGTGCGTGAGCACAGAAGGTCTTGCCTGGGCCGAGGAAACCGACCAGACCCAGCAGGGTCTCGATATCGCCGGCTTGCCCTTCACCGTTCTCGATCGCGCGCAGCAGCTTGACGCTCCACGGCAGACCGTCACGGCATGGGGTGCAGAAGCCACAGGATTCGCGGGAGAAGAACTCTTCCATGTTGCGCAGCAAGGACACCATGTTGACGCTGTCGTCCACCGCCATGGCCAGGCCGGTACCCATACGGGTGCCCACTTTGGCGATGCCGCCGGCATACATTTGTGCGTCCAGGTGTTCCGGCAACAGGAAACCGGTACCGGCGCCGCCTGGCTGCCAGCACTTGAGCTTGTAACCGTCGCGCATGCCGCCGGCGTAGTCTTCGAACAGCTCGCGACCGGTGACGCCGAACGGCAATTCCCACAGGCCCGGGTTCTTGACCTTGCCGGAGAAGCCCATGAGCTTGGTGCCCATGTCTTCGCTGCCTTCGCGGGCCAACGATTTGTACCAGTCCACGCCGTCGGCAATGATCGCCGGCACGTTGCACAGGGTTTCGACGTTGTTCACGCAAGTCGGCTTGCCCCACACGCCCACGGCGGCAGGGAAGGGCGGCTTGGAGCGCGGGTTGGCGCGGCGGCCTTCGAGGGAGTTGATCAGTGCGGTTTCTTCACCGCAGATGTAACGCCCGGCGCCGGTATGGACGAACAGCTCGAAATCGAAGCCGCTGCCCAGGATGTTTTTACCCAGCAGGCCCGCTGCCTTGGCTTCTTCCACGGCACGGTTCAGGTGCTTGGCTGCGGTGGTGTACTCGCCACGCAGGAAGATGTAGCCACGGTAGGTTTTCAGCGCGCGAGCACTGATCAGCATGCCTTCGATCAGCAGATGGGGCAGTTGCTCCATCAGCATGCGGTCTTTCCAGGTGTTCGGCTCCATTTCATCCGCGTTGCACAGCAGGTAGCGGATGTTGATGGATTCGTCCTTGGGCATCAGACCCCACTTCACGCCCGTGGGGAAGCCTGCGCCGCCGCGGCCCTTGAGGCCGGAATCTTTCACGGTCTGGACGATGTCGTCCTGGGCCATGTCGGCGAAGGCCTTGCGCGCAGCGGCGTAACCGTTCTTGGCCTGGTACTCGTCGAGCCATACGGCTTCGCCGTCGTCACGCAGGCGCCAGGTGAGCGGGTGAGTCTCGGCCGTACGCTTGATGCGGTTGGCTGGACCAAAGGAAGTCAGGGTCATACGTAGCCCTCGAGCAATTTGGCAACGCCGGCAGGCTGTACATCACCGAACGTGTCGTCGTCGATCATCAGCGCCGGCGCCTTGTCGCAGTTGCCGAGGCAGCAGACAGGTAGCAGGGTGAAACGACCGTCGGCGGTGGTTTGACCCAGGCCGATGCCCAGCTTGCTCTGGATTTCGCTGACCACTGACTCGTGGCCACCGATGTAGCAGACCATGCTGTCGCAGACGCGAATGATGTGACGGCCCACGGGCTGACGGAAGATCTGGCTGTAGAACGTCGCCACCCCTTCAACGTCGCTGGCCGGGATGCCGAGGATTTCGCCGATGGCGTAGAGCGCGCCGTCAGGCACCCAGCCACGTTCCTTCTGAACGATCTTCAGGGCTTCGATCGACGCCGCGCGCGGGTCTTCGTAGTGATGCAGCTCGTGCTCGATGGCCGAGCGCTCGGTTTCGCTCAGGGCGAAACGGTCTGTCAGGATAAGCGTGCTGTTCATGCTTAACGGTCCACG
This genomic stretch from Pseudomonas wuhanensis harbors:
- the nuoL gene encoding NADH-quinone oxidoreductase subunit L: MNLLYLTFVFPLIGFLLLAFSRGRWSENLSALIGVGSIGLSAIVTAYIIWQFNVAPPEGGHYTQVLWQWMAVEGFTPNFALYLDGLSLTMLGVVVGVGFLIHLFASWYMRGEAGYSRFFAYTNLFIASMLFLVLADNLLFVYFGWEGVGLCSYLLIGFYYSNRNNGNAALKAFIVTRVGDVFMAIGLFILFQQLGTLNIQELLVKAPEHFKAGDFWIVLATLMLLGGAVGKSAQLPLQTWLADAMAGPTPVSALIHAATMVTAGVYLIARTHGLFALAPDILHLVGVVGGVTLVLAGFAALVQTDIKRILAYSTMSQIGYMFLALGVGAWDGAIFHLMTHAFFKALLFLASGAVIVACHHEQNIFKMGGLWKKLPLAYASFIVGGAALAALPLVTAGFYSKDEILWEAFASGNQGLLYAGLVGAFMTSLYTFRLIFIAFHGEAKTEAHAGHGIAHWLPLSVLIVLSTFVGAMIVPPLHGVLPESVGHAGGEAKHSLEIASGAIALAGILLAALLFLGKRRFVTAIANSGVGRFLSAWWFAAWGFDWIYDKLFVKPYLAISHILRKDPLDQTIGLIPRMAKGGHTALSRTETGQLRWYAASMAAGAVLVIGAVVLVAV
- the nuoK gene encoding NADH-quinone oxidoreductase subunit NuoK — encoded protein: MPAIPLEHGLAVAGILFCLGLVGLMVRRNILFVLMSLEVMMNASALAFIVAGSRWAQPDGQIMFILVISLAAAEASIGLAILLQLYRRFHTLDIDAASEMRG
- the nuoJ gene encoding NADH-quinone oxidoreductase subunit J, encoding MEFAFYFASGIAVVSTLRVITNTNPVHALLYLIISLIAVAMTFFALGAPFAGVLEVIAYAGAIMVLFVFVVMMLNLGPASVQQERVWLKPGIWLGPVALGTLLLVELLYVLFSDASGQAIGHTTVDAKAVGISLFGPYLLVVELASMLLLAAAVTAFHLGRNEAKEQ
- the nuoI gene encoding NADH-quinone oxidoreductase subunit NuoI; this translates as MKYIFDIVHGFFTQLRSLVMIFGHAFRKRDTLQYPEEAVYLPPRFRGRIVLTRDPDGEERCVACNLCAVACPVGCISLQKAETDDGRWYPEFFRINFSRCIFCGLCEEACPTTAIQLTPDFEMAEFKRQDLVYEKEDLLISGPGKNPDYNFYRVAGMAIAGKPKGSAQNEAQPINVKSLLP
- the nuoH gene encoding NADH-quinone oxidoreductase subunit NuoH, which produces MTWFTPEVIDVIIAVLKAIVILLAVVVCGALLSWVERRLLALWQDRYGPNRVGPFGAFQIAADMIKMFFKEDWTPPFADKVIFTLAPVVAMSALLIAFAIIPITPTWGVADINIGILFFFAMAGLSVYAVLFAGWSSNNKFALLGSLRASAQTVSYEVFMGLSLMGIVIQVGSFNMRDIVEYQAQNLWFVIPQIFGFLTFFIAGVAVTHRHPFDQPEAEQELADGYHIEYAGMKWGMFFVGEYIGIVLISALLVTLFFGGWHGPFGILPQIPFIWFALKTAFFIMFFILLRASIPRPRYDQVMDFSWKFCLPLTLVNMLVTAAVVLLNTPAVAAQ
- the nuoG gene encoding NADH-quinone oxidoreductase subunit NuoG, producing the protein MATIHVDGKELEVDGADNLLQACLSLGLDIPYFCWHPALGSVGACRQCAVKQYTDENDKRGRIVMSCMTPATDGSWISIDDEEAKVFRASVVEWLMTNHPHDCPVCEEGGHCHLQDMTVMTGHNERRYRFTKRTHQNQQLGPFISHEMNRCIACYRCVRFYKDYAGGTDLGVFGAHDNVYFGRVEDGTLESEFSGNLTEVCPTGVFTDKTHSERYNRKWDMQFSPSICHGCSSGCNISPGERYGELRRIENRFNGSVNQYFLCDRGRFGYGYVNREDRPRQPLLANGAKLGLDEALDKAADLLRGRNIVGIGSPRASLESNYALLELVGAEHFYSGIEASELERIRLVMQVLKDSPLPIPNMRDIEDHDAIFVLGEDLTQTAARMALALRQSVKGKAEDMADAMRVQPWLDAAVKNIGQHALNPLFIASLAETKLDDVAEECVHAAPDDLARIGFAVAHALDASAPAVEGLDIEALELAKRIADALLAAKRPLIIAGTSLGSKALIEAAANIAKALKLREKNGSISLIVPEANSLGLAMLGGDSVDAALQAVIDGKADAIVVLENDLYTRTDKAKVDAALNAAKVVIVADHQKTATSDRAHLVLPAASFAEGDGTLVSQEGRAQRFFQVFDPTYLDASILVHEGWRWLHALRSTLLNQPIDWTQLDHVTAAVAASKPQLARIVDAAPSAAFRIKGLKLAREPLRYSGRTAMRADISVHEPRTSQDNDTAFSFSMEGYSGSVEPRQQVPFAWSPGWNSPQAWNKFQDEVGGHIRAGDPGTRLIESTGDSLNWFASVPRAFNPAPGTWQVVPFFHLFGSEENSSKAAPVQERIPAPYLSLAKSEADRLGVNDGALLSLNVAGQTLRLPLRINEELGAGLVALPAGIAGIPPAIFGKSVDGLQEAAL
- the nuoF gene encoding NADH-quinone oxidoreductase subunit NuoF, whose product is MTLTSFGPANRIKRTAETHPLTWRLRDDGEAVWLDEYQAKNGYAAARKAFADMAQDDIVQTVKDSGLKGRGGAGFPTGVKWGLMPKDESINIRYLLCNADEMEPNTWKDRMLMEQLPHLLIEGMLISARALKTYRGYIFLRGEYTTAAKHLNRAVEEAKAAGLLGKNILGSGFDFELFVHTGAGRYICGEETALINSLEGRRANPRSKPPFPAAVGVWGKPTCVNNVETLCNVPAIIADGVDWYKSLAREGSEDMGTKLMGFSGKVKNPGLWELPFGVTGRELFEDYAGGMRDGYKLKCWQPGGAGTGFLLPEHLDAQMYAGGIAKVGTRMGTGLAMAVDDSVNMVSLLRNMEEFFSRESCGFCTPCRDGLPWSVKLLRAIENGEGQAGDIETLLGLVGFLGPGKTFCAHAPGAVEPLGSAIKYFRPEFEAGIAPSSAVVPPLAKPIVVGA
- the nuoE gene encoding NADH-quinone oxidoreductase subunit NuoE, with translation MNSTLILTDRFALSETERSAIEHELHHYEDPRAASIEALKIVQKERGWVPDGALYAIGEILGIPASDVEGVATFYSQIFRQPVGRHIIRVCDSMVCYIGGHESVVSEIQSKLGIGLGQTTADGRFTLLPVCCLGNCDKAPALMIDDDTFGDVQPAGVAKLLEGYV